A single region of the Malaclemys terrapin pileata isolate rMalTer1 chromosome 2, rMalTer1.hap1, whole genome shotgun sequence genome encodes:
- the LOC128832731 gene encoding uncharacterized protein LOC128832731 — translation MLASMPRLWEKGYTRDTQQCHVKIKELRQVYQKTREAKSRSGSAPQTCCFYEELHAILGGDPITTPKRSVYTSQELRATSSNDEEDIVDEREEEEEHVRQASGESILPNSQELFLTLKPITSQDQLASEHDAGEGTSAETLSVGASSTLGQKLSQIRRWKKKTREDMFNELRSDKTELRAWRITLSENLDIGRTGEHEWNRSMPCRKRCHGL, via the exons ATGTTGGCATCTATGCCAAGATTgtgggagaagggctacaccagggacacgcagcagtgccatgtgaaaataaaggagcttcggcaggtgtaccagaagacaagggaggcgaaAAGTCGTTCTGGTTCtgccccccagacatgctgcttttatgaggagctgcatgcaattctcggTGGTGATCCCATCACTACCCCAAAACGCTCTGTGTATACCTCCCAGGAGCTCCGGGCAACCTCAAGCAACGAtgaggaggacattgttgatgagagagaggaggaggaagagcatgtgaggcaggcaagtggagaatccattctccccaacagccaagaactgtttttaaccctgaAGCCCATTACTTCGCAGGACCAGTTGGCGTCCGAGCATGATgccggggaaggcacctctg ctgaaaccttgtctGTCGGTGCATCCTCCACACTGGGTCAGAaactttcccagattagaaggtggaaaaagaagactcgggaggacatgttcaatgagttaaGGAGTGACAAGACGGAGCTCAGAGCATGGAGGATCACACTGTCTGAGAACTTGGACATAGGGAGGACAGGAGAGCATGAATGGAACAGGAGCATGCCATGCAGGAAGAGATGCCACGGATTATGA